The Luteimonas sp. YGD11-2 genome has a window encoding:
- a CDS encoding hemin uptake protein HemP — protein MSLDHSHDPLHADPSATRPTSCTATQAAPAQVLVDSAGLLAGQREICIRHGNELYRLRHTRNDKLILTK, from the coding sequence ATGTCGCTCGATCACTCGCACGACCCTCTCCACGCCGATCCGTCCGCAACCCGCCCGACCTCCTGCACCGCGACGCAGGCAGCGCCGGCACAGGTGCTGGTCGACAGCGCGGGCCTGCTGGCCGGCCAGCGCGAGATCTGCATCCGCCATGGCAACGAGCTCTACCGGCTGCGCCATACCCGCAACGACAAGCTGATCCTGACCAAGTAG
- a CDS encoding aldo/keto reductase produces the protein MQYRRLGQSGLQLSALSFGAWATFGSRIGRGEARELVAAAWDHGINFFDNAEGYAHGDAERIMGDVIADLRLPRDGYCVSSKVYFGSAADPRPTQRGLSRKHVHDACHAALRRLRVDYLDLFFCHRPDPDTPVAETVWAMDTLIRQGKVLYWGTSEWPAERVMEAADLARRHRLHPPTMEQPEYNLLHRRRVELEYAPLYGELGLGATVWSPLGSGLLTGKYNDGIGDDSRLGQPGYAWLRELLLQDPSRLERARAFTALAAELGVAPAPLAIAWCLRNPHVSTVLTGASRVSQLLENLQALDLLERLEPSVWRRIEAVTQER, from the coding sequence ATGCAGTACCGCCGACTCGGCCAGTCAGGCCTGCAGCTGTCCGCGCTGTCGTTCGGTGCCTGGGCCACCTTCGGCAGCCGCATCGGCCGCGGCGAGGCCCGCGAGCTGGTCGCCGCGGCGTGGGACCACGGCATCAACTTCTTCGACAACGCCGAAGGGTATGCCCATGGCGACGCCGAGCGGATCATGGGCGACGTCATTGCCGACCTGCGCCTGCCGCGTGATGGCTACTGCGTCTCCAGCAAGGTGTATTTCGGTTCCGCCGCCGATCCGCGCCCGACCCAGCGCGGGCTGTCGCGCAAGCACGTGCACGACGCCTGCCATGCTGCGCTGCGGCGGCTGCGCGTCGACTATCTCGATCTTTTCTTCTGCCACCGCCCGGACCCGGACACCCCCGTGGCCGAGACCGTGTGGGCGATGGATACGCTGATCCGCCAGGGCAAGGTGCTGTACTGGGGCACTTCGGAATGGCCGGCCGAGCGGGTGATGGAGGCCGCAGATCTCGCGCGCAGGCACCGGCTGCACCCGCCGACGATGGAGCAACCCGAGTACAACCTGCTGCACCGCCGGCGCGTGGAGCTGGAATACGCACCGCTCTACGGCGAACTGGGCCTCGGTGCCACGGTGTGGTCGCCGCTGGGCTCCGGGCTTCTGACCGGCAAGTACAACGACGGTATCGGTGACGACAGCCGCCTCGGCCAGCCCGGCTACGCGTGGCTGCGCGAACTGCTGCTGCAGGACCCGTCGCGGCTGGAGCGTGCGCGCGCCTTCACCGCGCTGGCGGCGGAGCTGGGCGTTGCACCGGCGCCGCTGGCGATCGCCTGGTGCCTGCGCAACCCGCATGTGTCGACCGTGCTGACCGGTGCCAGCCGGGTGTCGCAGCTGCTGGAAAATCTGCAGGCGCTGGATCTGCTCGAGCGCCTCGAGCCGTCGGTGTGGCGGCGGATCGAGGCGGTGACGCAGGAGCGCTGA